Within the Amyelois transitella isolate CPQ chromosome 3, ilAmyTran1.1, whole genome shotgun sequence genome, the region AAAATTCTTACATCACATCTTCTTCTCCCTCCTGCGTTAGTCTCGGATACATTCTGAgatcctcacctctctagagAAGAGGCCGGAGTGTGCCTTTTGACATTCACACATTTTCACATATCACATATTTGACCTATGGGCTTAACCCAAGGCAAAGCAAAAGTCACAAGATACAATGAGTGAGTACAGTCTTACCGGCCCCGCTTTGTCTTTTCTTCCTTAATAAGAGAGCTGCTTCGGTAGCATTACTTGACCCTTCAAAGCTTAAGGTGGTATTAAGCTTAACAATTTGATCACTGATCATAGTTGTATTCTCTAAAATGATCATCTggaacaatacaaaaaaatatgagcaTATTTTgagatgttatttatttttaagtttattattacaataaatgcTATACACAGCCTTTTAGCCTTACTGAATCAAGTCTAAATCACCACTTGGAATCCATGAATAGTGGCAGGATTGTCGGCTGCATAAATTTTTCAACTTGCCCCGATCTTCACATACggacttcttcttctttcgtCACTTCAGGgataaatcaatgaaaatcaGGTTTAAGTCTCTTATAGCCTAACGCGCGAATATtgcctttaaaatttttgaaacttttttttcctGCATAGCTAtgcattaattattaattacccAGTTATGCATAAAGGTCGCTACCtgaatataaagataaaaatgtaaacaaaacaaaatactacTATTCACAATATGTGTTGTTCAAAAACCGGTCGAtcctttacttttaaaaagaaatatttgcttaatacatatttgtatataaatacatttatatacaaatatatatatatatatacatatcaaatttcatcgtaatttatatatatatatattatttcgagAACGATACTAGCGTTCTCGAAAACCGCTGTaacgattacgatgaaatttgaagTATAGGTTCATATAGGGGTAAAATAACCAATCGCTGCAGACtctaaaaaggaaattattccTAGCACTTTCAACAGCATCGtaaaataattagataaatgctgctttaatttatatgtgaaaaccatttatgtaatgtaatgtattacGTTAACCAGTTACTTGTTTAGCTATTTTGTCAATTGTTATGTTGTCAACACACTagcataatttaaatgtttttgtaaaatttttcgGCGCTATTTGTctatttaatatgtaattctaattgtaaaaatgttgtaatgactgtttgtgccaaaataaacaaaaaaaaaattagttttacttaaacgttaaatgtattattatttactgcTTTAGACTCTAAAATTTGGAATGTTGGGAATATAACATCCTAAGTCTCGAATAAATGTTATCTACGAGTATAATGTactaataacataataaaatataatgtgtgTAAATGTACTGTAAAAATACCTGTGATTTATTGGTTTCCTTATCGACATGCAATGTCAACGTACTACTTAAacgtaatattaaattaaagacaacaaaacaaagtgtATGCATTATTACAATGTACTTCAAGCGTGTGAATTATACAAAATCGTCgcaattattaaattagtagACAAGAAAACGgtgtttttattgatttcatCTTATAAACACATCCACctcatttgtatttatatcaacaaaaacaaacattgaaaatatttattaatattttctataccaaaataaacaaagaagcACATTCTTATATCATTACTACTAGCTGTCAGCCAGatacattatattatacagATCTATGAACCAGTcttgttttcaaaaaaataattgcgcGCTTTGATATTTCCTTTCAAGTCTCTCTTTGTAACTTGTAATAATTGACAGGAATTATTCAGACTTCCATGATTTTGAAGATGTGAAACTGAGCTCAGTCTATAGAAACTGGAAGAATTGAAAATACTACAATATTTCTTACATTCTTCTTTCCCAAATCGATAATTTTTTAGGTATGACTCGCACAAATGCCCTAAGATGAAAGTGCAAGCAGCAATACATGCTGCCAATGAGAAGACATACCAATGTTACTGGGTACCCTACCCAGTAACTTCTTACAAAGTCAGAAAGTTTTGCTGCTGCATACAACTGCACAGAGCAAAGAGAGCCTAACGTTGGGTCTTGTTTAAACTCCATTGACATTcaacatacaaaattatattatgtggACACCGTTCAAGGCTTGTCCAGATCTAAATCTCTTGACATTTGCTACCAATCTCTCACTGACATTTCTACCAATCTGATGTGATCAATAATCATGCAATATTACACCTATAAATCATGCATACtttatagaaaattatttgGTTCTGAAAAATTCGCTACCGTACTCTTATCGGCACTTTCATAATTTAAGtcgttgttaatttttaattttcattgtcTAAATATCACTAGTGTATCCATAGAGCATTTAACTACACTTAAGATTACGGCTTTTTTCCTCTATGCTTTtctcctggttgcatcctcatcactctagagaggagcccaagatatgcctttgaccatagatcctgaattgggtgagtcaggcgtttacacgaagcgactcccatctgaccacctcaacttttgcaggtaaacctaatccgttttggatcgatcatggttatacTTTCAATTGCCTGaatttgcaggtttcctcacgatgttttccctcgccgtaagagctgCAGTTAggattcaaactaatgtacataactttgttAATAGTCATTAATACATGGCCGAGCtgagatttgaacctgtgctttTTATGCACATCACACATTTAAACCGGGccccttaccgattcgaccaccgacgctcacTTAGGAGTACGGCtattaaatgtacaaaatatttacttctCGGTATGTACTCCAATTTATCACTCGTTACCTCTTTGTTGAGCCTTTTCGTTTTAAATACTGGCTGTGTTGTCCTGAGGTGTAGCCTTTTTTGTGTAGCCTCCACAAAAATGTCTAACGTCGATTTGACAAGTACGTTAATCAAtaaatctgaaataaataccTGTAATAATTTccatgtaaaataataagtacatttttttcgTATAACTGAAATGGATTTCAGTAAACTATAATATgaagataatattaatgtcTCTACATCACTCAATCGAAAATGTCAGGTGTGTTCATTCATAACTTTGTCCGTCCATTGCCTTATTTGCCGAAAACAGTAGCACCCTTAGCACGTATTAAGAGTAATTAGGCACGTATGTTCCTTGAGGGAGCATAAGGGACAGCACTATGAGAGAATTTCTTAAATCTCCTACGGGAACAGGAATTAAAGGggttttttcattttttgctGACGGAGCTGTAGACATATGCCAGACCATTACTTAATAGAAAGCTTAGATATTGttctaaagtttaaaatatgttaagctctattataaaaatattatttgctgGTAAATACAGTATAACCAAAAAATTGTCAAACTCATGTGGGCTTTTGTCAACTAAatctaaaaattatgttaaatttatgtttaacaCTCTACGACAGATTTATCGCTCGTAACTTGTTATCATTATGTGAATAGATTATCATCAAATATCAGCAAATTCGCATATGAACATCATGATCATCGTGTTAACGAATcactaagtttaattaatattgtaaggttgacgttgttgaagaaaatgctgcagtgcagtttgttaccgcttcttctgcactgacgccttggaagcggcagtaaacttagtttttaagtaatttatttgacgtcaaccaatgttgttaaaccatacgttttgacgattattaagcgatatatagtatcctataataatgaataaaaatttttaatttttgaattttgaatacgaaaaataaaatgaatcttACAAATAacctaaatttaaatacttccAAAAAGACAAATAATATGTCACCTAATGTAAATGAACCTTCGTAGAAGTTATTGTTTCGTAATTTGACGCCGAAACACTTACCCTACattatccaatattttttattattttttgataaacaaACAAGAAAAGTTTAAGTCATCTTGCGTGGATTTGTTAAGACAGAGAGGTGAGATGAGACAAGATGTCTTACGTACGTACGTTCGTAAGAAAGTACGAATTCAATAAGTGAAACAATTACAAATTGAACTTTACTCATCTGAAtagtttcatatttatttatttcatcaactAACTTGATTTTCGTTAACAAGTTTTCactaatttcataattcatAGTAAACTCGAAAACTATTAGACCGAGTTTCCACAATTTGTAATAGTAGATTAGGCCTTCTTAAAATATGGGCTACTTTTCTTCCCATGAAAGCAAAGCTCCGGACAAAAGTCTAATGCAATTTGTAATTACTGTTTGTCTGCATTAAAGATGGAAAAGTAAGTACCATTTTGGttagaaaatagaaaaattgaGATAACTTTTCGTCAATATAGGTATCATGTGCCTTTAACTACAatgttaattttgatataaatggATTATGGAGtcttttcataatttatcaGTAAGCAAATTACATAAATGGCCAGATTTCATAAAGATAGGTCGTATCTAAATCTTCACGTAATAcctttctatttttaattaataaacctaTTTTATCCTGCTTTGAATAAATAACATCTTAATAGATTAGTATAATGACAATAATGACAAAAATAGATTACTATTGTTGATACGAACAACATGGTTTttctaagaaataaattgtacTTCAGAATGGTATAAGGAATGTTTTTCGTCTTTTATATggagtatttaatttaaatattcgtaTATTTAAGATGCCATAATTGGAAAGGATCAGGTTGCACTCTGTTCGCCTGTAGAGACCGTTATACTAAGGAACGTGTGAAATTGCCAATATTTCGTGGTGTCCATAAAAAgctaaagaaattaaaacatgGCCACTTATTGtgtatacatacttacataaatcacTCCCCTTAACCGGAGGGGTGTGTAGGTATGCTACCTCCAACTCAGCGTTTTAAGAAAAGAAGGACATACTTTTGCAAACGATTAGCCGAACTCAACGTgacttaatattttcttcgACACAAGCACTTTCTGCGCTACAGCAGCCGACAATCCCTTttcccatttatttttattgctttttttttcatatcccTAGTTTTTGCATCGACTGACTCTTCGGCCCAAACAactgaagaaataaaaaaaccaaaaagaaaatgtaagttttttttttaagtttcaatttcaaataatcACCTATATCCTACCTAGTAGCTACATATACCTATTTGgtctgtatatattttatactagctgttgcccgcgacttcgtccgcgtaaacttatttgcaggcaaaccttgccttgagttcattcaaatgacgataactttttttttagtgaaccgattttgatgaaacaaactttaaatgtttttctgagttaaaacaaagcaattggtgaaagtttaaagtaaatcggttcagtactttcggagataatcatgatcatacatacagacagacaagaaattaaaaaaaatatatttttctttctattattcattctaagtgtccctctatccatttcagtcaaaaatactaaatgtacagacaaaatatttttactgttttattatatgtatagatttcaCTGAAACGATGCATAAGTAATTCGAAGTATGGTAATTATTGTGTATCAGCTGATGTTTTAGTGAATGAGCGTGCTAGACTAGCCGGGAGCCGAGAGACAATTTCCCAGCGTGACGTCTGCCCCGCGCCCGCCCCCTCCGCTTTTCCTTTCAGCGCGGTCGGGATCAGTCGGGTTTCGGCCGTCGCGGCGCTCACCGCTACAGCGACAAAAAACGCTCGCACACAACACTaattgtttacaaaaacatcaactTATTCCAATTATCGCGAAGGAACAGCACCACACACCCACGTACGTTAAATATCATCATTCTCAAAACCATTACAGTAGATATCAAGCGGCCTCAGTAGAAACAGATTATGTTTTGGCctacattttcaaaaatattttaggttctcgtatattatgtaatttatttgttaaaattgttCATAATAAGAAACACAGGCCTGATCTAGTAACTActctaattaatttgtatagtGAAACAACGAAAATTGATCACATctcaaacattaatttatgttttgttttgtaaacatcatatataaacatttcgaGTTCAACACCCTACTAATCAGTGACCACAACCATTTCCTTTACAATATTGCTTCTTCCAACTTACATTATTCTCggtcaaaaaaagaaaaaaaactttaatttgtttatgctATTTATGCCTTTAACTTTAACGTACGTAATattaattctttaattaaatcGATTGTAATTTCTCTCTTTCATCTTTGGGTGTTGCGCCCGCCACGGCCTAGCTTCAGAGCTTGAGGTTCTGATGTAaagttgtatttatataaaacctttaaccaaaaataatctattcgactcaaatataattttcaaaatattatgttataaatgtaaatagacGTACAAAGAAAGCCTACTTATGTCACAAAGGCTGTCACTTATCATGCTTTTAAAGAATTACCATAATCGTCCAggtgatagatttttttaaagggattaaaaaaaaacattatttgaaacgatattcgttattttttaaattctgccACTTGTAGAATATGCCAGTAATTGTTTTTCATGCAATATAAAAGTTCATAAAGGACTTCCTATTaatatcagtatttttgtaaattcacTGACTATGTGCGTTACAGATTAGTCTTGTTatcatttacatataaaattggcGTTTGCCTCTTACAGCATATCGTATGGCGGACGAATCGGCGGTGGACTGCTTGTTCGACCGGCTCCGCCTGCACCAGCAACGCGCCCCGGACTCCGTGGAGGTGGCCCGAGCCATCACCGCGCGGATCAACGCCAGGCTCACCTCACacggtatataaaaaaaaaaacaatttttttatccttAAAATAATTGGCAGAAAAGTAAGCCCTTGGCTCCACCTGCGTAAAGCAAAAAAATTCCCATCAATTTCCCTTTAGCtagaatttcgggaaatttcTTTAAGCACACCTCTAAACCATAAGGGATCTAAAAACCAAATTTACAATCTGAAAAACCGGCGGTGGACTGCTGCACTAAAAATACGCGCCTGATGCTGATAAAGTcccattttttttagaatagaatagaatatttatttgcttttgactAGGGTTTGCAAAAGGTGTAAAATCAAACATATTTCCTCCTGGTCAGCCATTAATTATAgcatgtaaattattataaaattatacataagtcaattaattaatttttaataaaatgaagtaaatattatgtcaagtcaatatttgatttcaagaaaataaaataattatgaataaatttaatttttatctaaaattgaGGAATTCATGGACTGTATAAAAAGAATGTTCAATAGGCcagcaaaataatttatttttgaataaattataattcaaacattttGTCTTCCGGTATTATGTTAAATATGGATATGCATATAaagtaacaattatttttaaatctttcgTTTTTCGGTATTACATCTAACCCAGTCTATGCACATTTCTTGTGCTTCTTGGGTATACCTCTTCAGCCTCTTTGAACAAtttgtaattaacttttacaaatttgtCAATTTCAAATACGTACAGACAAGGAAGTGGAagaatgtttaataatttaaagagaGGCTTACACGATACGTCTGGAGCAACTCCATAAATGGCTCGGATGCATTTTTTTTGCGCAATAAATGCTTGGTCCTCAGCATATTTCTCACTAGAGTTTACTctcgacttcgtccgtgtaaattgaaaaatcgATGTTCTTAGGACGAGTGAAAAAACATTAGTGAATGTGTCAGTATAGTACAAAGTCCTCTATCAACGTGGTCTCGAAAGTACACTTGTAACATTACATAGCCGGCCCCATTTCGAGGAGCACGTAcacacacatggtcacgtctatatctcttgtagTCTTGTAgtcagagctaacagtctcgaaaatactgaaaggctacgttctaCCCTATTTCTTCATAATGGCATTGAAATTCAAACGGTAATCCATCGCcaacaagaggaatcccaagttacgacatccatggaaaagtgctagaaaccacacggaaaaCGAGAAGCTCGTACCTGATGGCGATATACATGAAGTGACGAAGTGTTCCTATTCGCTGGCCGAAAGTGTAtggcaaaaattttaaaactactgTTACCATGTAAACTAGAATAATTTAGTCTAGGTCTAGACGACGTGAATACATTCGCTCCATCCAGTTTATAATTATGCAGGATATTCATATCGGTAGATTGGAGAGTACCGGTAAACATCGCACAACCTTGAAATGAAAATGCGATCaggaaatcaataaaattacaaattagcGTGTCGGCGACGCCACTATAAAACGCATCATAGTTTAAATGAAAGACTCATTTTTTATGTGAATATTATAGAATTATAGGAGATAAAATCATCAATAACTGTagggaagtcgtaaaaggtgcGTTGGTCACATATACCGCAGTTTCACGTATTACCAAaggtttattttacaaattggtTAGAAGTTGCTCTCTTTTAATCGACTTCAGGACTCTATATAACAGTGATTTTTAAGGCGCCGTACCTACAAGGTAAAAAACTGTCTGTCTATCC harbors:
- the LOC132902720 gene encoding uncharacterized protein LOC132902720, which translates into the protein MHTLCFVVFNLILRLSSTLTLHVDKETNKSQMIILENTTMISDQIVKLNTTLSFEGSSNATEAALLLRKKRQSGAGKYADSAKMDQTRLIRLWLQLFANAWGAVYIGGAHPLHHNVPKPVVGMFKRRIGEFLFPKPKGERDEDEPS